Part of the Haloarcula laminariae genome is shown below.
CCGTGGTCCCCGAGCGGCCCGGTGGTACCGTCCTACGGTAGATAGTCCCAGTCCTCGACAGCGACGGTATCGCCGGCCGCCGGGTCCAGTGTGTCCGCCGGCACCGTCACCCAGCCGTCGGCCCGCGTCGCCGTCGCGAGGTCCGTCCCCGACAGCGGCGTCGCCCGCCCGCCGTCCAGTGCGACCGGGACGAACGACCGCACGGCGTCGTCGGTGTCCAGTGGCTCTTCCAGGGTCGCCTGTCGGCTCGGGTGGGGCGACAGCGGGGCGTCGCCGAACCCCTTCAGCAGCGGGCGGAGCAACTCGACCGCGCCCACGCGGGCGGCGACGGGCGACTCCGGCATCAACAGCACCGGCCGGTCCTGAACCACGGCCAGACCCGTCTCGCGTCCGGGGGCGACGGCGACGCGGTCGGCGACGATATCGCCCAGCTCCCGGACGACCTCCCGGAGCGTGTCGCCCGGCTCGGTGCCGGTCAGGACGACGACGTCCCGCGTCAGGTCGCGCTGGACCGCCATCCGAAGGGCGGGCGCGTCGTCGGCGACGGCGTTGCGATAGGTGACCTTCCCGCCCCACCGGTCGACGTACTGGGAGAGGGTGAAGCCGGCCGTCTCGATGCGTTCGTCGGGCCCGGGGTCCCGTTCCACCAGGCCGTCGCCGGTCGGGACGATGCCGACCTGCGGGCGCTGGCGCACCAGCAGCTCGTTCACGCCGGCGGCCTTCAGCAGGCCCACGTCCGCGGGGCGGAGCCGGTGGCCCCGCTCGAAGACGGTGTCGTCGGGGGCGATGTCGGCGCCGGGAATCGGGTCGGCGGCCGTCACGTCTGTCGCCAGGACGCGCCCGACGGCAACCGACAGCGGGATGCGGTCGGTCCGGTCGACCGGCACCGCGTAACTGCCCAGCTGTCGGCGGGCGGTCTCCAGCGTACACTCCTCCAGGTCGCTCGGCGGGGCCCCGGCCATACCCGCCGTTGGCGCTGCTGGGGCAAAAGCGCCCGGAGTCCGGTCACACACATCGGCAACGTTTTTGCTCCGGCCAGACGCGACGGACCGTATGGTCCTTCCGCAGCTGGTCGCGCTCGCGTTCCTCGCCGTCGGTGGGTACCTCCTCTATGCCGGCGGCCGCCGCCTGACGACGGTCTTTCACATCCTCCGCTCGGACCCGCTCCCGGTGCGGGAGCTCCACGGCCACCGCGGGCCCGTCGAAATCGAGGGGCGGGCCGTCGAAGGTGACGACGGGACCGTCGAGGCCCCGTTCACCGGCTCGCGCTGTCTGGCCTACACTTACGAGGTCGAGGAGCTGCGCTCGTCGGGCAAAAGCGAGTCTTGGGAGACGCTCGACACCGGGATGGCCGGCGTTGACTTCGTTGTGGACGACGGCACCGGGCGGGTGGTCGTCGACCCCGAGGGCGCGGACATCCACCTCGAACCACAGTCGGTGACCGTTCCGCCGGGGACCGAACTGCCGGAACGCCTCGCGAGGTACGTCGCGGCCACCGACGGCGTCGACCCGCAGGACAGGGTCATCGACCTCAAGGTGACGCAGCTCAACGTCGGCAACGAGCAGCGGTTCACCGAGCGCCGCCTCGACGTGGGCGAGGCAGTGTACGTCTACGGACAGGCCACCCGCGGGCCGAGCGTCGAGTGGGGGAGCAACCTCGTCGACGCGCTCGTCGGCGACGGGGCGGCGACGCCGATGTTCGTCATCTCCGACACGGACGAGCGCGGGACGGCGTGGCGAATCGCCCGCGGCGGACTCTGGCGGGCCGGCCTGGGGCTGGTCCTCGTCGCCGCCGTCGCGGCCGTCGCCGCCGGGGCCCTGCTGTAGGCGCGGACGCGGCGCCGCCACGCCCCCGAGACTGTCGGAACCGCCGGGTTTACCATGCCGCCAACCCTAGACCGGCCCATGTCAGCCCTGCGTGAGGCGCTGGGGTCGCTCCCCGACGCCGTGTTCGCGGACGTGCTCGAATCCGAGGAGGGGTACCTGCTCGTGTTGGACCTGCCGGGCGTGACCGCCGACACCCTCGAAGTCACGGTCGAGGCGGGTCGTCTCGTCATCGAGGGCCAGCGCAGCAAGGACGTGCCCCGGGAGTTCCGGTTCGTCCGCGAGGACCGCTCCGTGTTCCTGGACGTCGAGCTGCCGCTGCCGCCGGACGCCACCGGCCAGGGCGCCGAGGGGACCGTCTCCCGCGGGGTCCTCGAACTGTCGATTCCGAAGGCGACGGCCGCGCCGAGTACGACCGTCCCCATCGACGAGGCCTGATAGTGAGTGCTGTAGCGATGTATCGGCGTGGGCCGACCCGTGGACGACGCGCTGTGGGAACGAACGGCCGCGGCGGGGTGGCGAGCCGGTGAACCTCCGCGCGTACTGGCGGTTCCTCCGCGTCGCCCGGCAGTTCCTCCCCCTGTTGCTCGCGTACGCCCGCGACCGGAAGCGGTTTCTCCTGTTTGGCTCCGGCCGACAGGTGACGAGCGAACAGCGCCGCAGGCGGGCCCAGTCGCTGCTCGATTCGCTGCTGACGCTTGGCCCGACGTTCATCAAGCTGGGACAGCTGCTGTCGACGCGGCCGGACGTGCTCCCGCCGGAGTACATCGACGAGTTCGCGTCCCTTCAGGACCAGGTACCCCCCGCGGACTGGGACCGGGCGAAGGTCGTCCTCGAAGAGGAGCTGGGGCCGGTCGAGGAGCGGTTCGCCGAGTTCGACACCGACGCCATCAGCGGCGCGTCGCTGGGCCAGGTGTACCGGGCCCGGGTCGACGGCCGTGACGTGGCGGTGAAGATTCGCCGGCCCGACATCGAGGACCTCGTCGAGGCCGACCTGCGGGTCATCCGCTGGTCCCTGCCGATTCTGATGTACTTCATCGACGACGCCCGCTCTTTCTCCCTGGAGACGCTGGCCGACGAGTTCGCCAAGACCATCCGCCAGGAGATGGACTACGAGCGCGAGGCCGAGATGCTCCGCGAGATTCGGGCCAACTTCGCCGACAACGACCGCATCCGCATCCCCGATGTCGTCGGGAGCCACTCCACGCGGCGGGTGCTCGCGATGGAGTACGTCCCCGGCACGAAGATAAACGACATCGACGACCTCGACGCGCGGGGGGTCGACCGGACCGAACTGGCCGAGACGCTGCAGACGGCCTATCTCCAGATGATAATCGACGACGGCGTCTTCCACGCGGACCCCCACCCCGGGAACCTGGCCGTCCAGGACGACGGGACGCTCGTCTTCTACGACTTCGGGATGTCCGGGCGGGTGGACCCGTTCGTCCAGGAGAAGATAATCGACTTCTACGCCGCCGTCGCCGACCAGAACATCCAGGCCATCCTCGACGCCCTCATCGAGATGGGCACCCTGAGCCCGGAGGCGGACCGGGAAGTGATGGGCGACGTGATGGAGCTGGCCATCGCCGACGCCCGCGGCGAGGACATAGAGCAGTACCGCGTCCAGCAGATCGTCCAGCAGGTCGAGGACACCATCTACGAGTTCCCCCTGCGCCTGCCGGCGAACCTCGCGCTCGTCCTCCGCGTGGCGACCGTCGTCGAGGGGGTCTGTGTGACGCTTGACCCGGAGTTCGACTTCATCTCCGTGGCGACGGAGTTCCTGCGCGAGGAGGGGTATCTCACCGCCGGCGTGAAAAACTACGTCCAGGACCGCGCGACCGAGGTCCAGGACGCCGCACAGTCCGCGGTCCGCATCCCGCCCAAACTCGAATCCGTCCTCGACCGCGTCGAGCGCGAGGAACTGACCGTCCGCGCCGACATCGAGGACTCGGACAGGCTGTTGGCGACGATGACCAAACGGCTCATCCTAGGCATGATGCTCGCGAGCACGCTGTTCTCGACGGCGTTCCTCTACGCGGAGGCCGGCCTCCTCGTGGCCGGCGGCGCCGGCCTCGCGGTCGTGGTCCTCGGGCTGTCGCTGTGGTGGTCGTTCCGGCGGAAGAAGGGCGTCCGCGCGAAGCCGCAGTTCACCCGCCAGAGCATGCGCGACCGCGACGGCGGCAACGTCGGGGCGATGGGGCTCCCCGACGAGGGCGAGGACGGCTGACGCGGCTACCAAAACCTGACATGCCGGCCGGCCGAGTTCGGAGCTATGACCGGCGACCGCCCCGACAGCGACTACGCGCCCTCCGACGCGCTCGTCCCGGCCACGCCCGAGGGGTATCACGACCCGGCACCGTTCGAGTATCCGGCCTGGCTCCTCATGATAGGCAGCGCCCTCCTCTTCGTCCCCGCAGTGGTGCTGTTCGGGGGCGTGCTCTGGGCCGTCCACGGCGTGGCGGTCTACGAGTCACTCGCCGTCGTCACCGAGACGGGGACCGGTATCACGTTCGAGTTCAACCTCGCGCTCATCGTCGGCCTGACGCTGCTCGCGGTCGGCGTGACCGTCGTCGTCCACGAACTCGTCCACGGGCTGGTCTTCGGTCGGTACGGCTACCGGGTCTCCTACGGCGCGATGCCGCAGATAGGCGCGTTCTACGCGACCCCGTTCCACCAGTTCGTCACCCGCGAACATGCCTTCCCGGTCGCGCTCGCGCCGCTGGTGGTCATCTCGCTCGTCGGGCTCCCGCTGCTCGCCGTCCCGGTGCCGCTGTTTGCCGTCTTCGTCTTCCTGGTCCTGCTCGTCAACGCCGCCGGCGCCGTCGGGGACCTCTACATCGTGGCGTATCTGCTCCGGAAGCCGCCCGGAACGCTACTGTACGACAGCGACATCCGCCACTCCTACGTGTTCGAACCGGAGTGACGGACGAACTACGGCAGTTCGACCACGCGGTCGGCCCACGCTCGGAGCCTCTCCAGGGCCTGCCGCTCGTTTTCCGATACCGGGTTGTCGACCCCGAGTTCGTCGCTCTCGAAGGCGTTTACGACGCTACAGTCGGCCCGGTCGCAGTAGCCCGTGAGCCGCTCGGTCGGCGCCCGGTCGCTCTGGAGCGCGATGGTCGCGTCGTTGACGAACACCGCTCGGGGCTCGACCGGCGCGGCGTCGAGTCGGTCGACGGCCGCCGCGGTGTTGGCCGCCGCCAGCGCGAGCGCCTCGGCGTCGGTATCCCCCTCTGACCGCGGCGCGTGTGCGTCGACGACGCCGTGGTAGGCCCTGTCGGGTACCGTCGTGAACTGTGTCAGCGGCCCGCCCAGTATCTCGCCGTCACGCTCGATGGCGGGCGCGAAATCGAGGACGACACAGCCGTCGGGTCCGTGTGCGTCGAGCCAGCGGTCGAGCGCTTGCGCCGTCAGCCGGGTCTTTCCGGCGTTCGACGGCCCCACGGCGAGCGTGGTCCCGTCGAGCGGTACGGGCGGCGACATTCAGTCGGCTGCCACTGCCGGCTCGCTGTCCTCGGCCAGCCAGTTCCGCGCCGCCAGCCCGAGCAGCCCGGCCATCGCCGCGCCAAGCACGGCGGCGAAGGTCAGTATCGCCAGGGAGACCGGGTCGGTGACACCGCCCGACGCTACGCGCTGGAGCCACTGGCCCGCGACCACGGTGCTGACGCCGATCAGCAGGAGGCCGCCGACGTTCTCGACGACCGAGCTCGTCTGCGGGACGGCGGTCGGGTCGTTCAGCAGGTAGAGCACCAGCGCCAGCACGAACGGCGTGCCGACGAAGCCGACGGCCAGAGCCTGGACGAGCAGCCCGAAGACGGCGCCGGGGATGAACACGCCCAGGGCGCTGAGGAGGGCGAAGACGGCCACAGTCGCCTGGTATCGGGAGTCGGAGGTGTCCTGGTCCCACCCCATCTTGTCCGCGACGAGATACGGCGGGACGACGGTGTTGGCGCCCAGCGTCGTCACGGCCGCGCCCCACAGCCCCAGCAGGAACAGCCACTTGGCGTTGCTCCCGGCGAGGGGGCCGAGCGCGTTCGCGGCGCCGACGACGCCGAGGCTCGGGTCCGAAAGCACCGAGGCGGCGACGAGGAAGATGGACAGACTGGCGATACCGAAGGCGACGAGCATCGACGCGCCGATGTCGAAGCGAGCGAGCGCGCTGTCGTCGGTCGTCCAGCCGCGCGCTCGCATCGTGTAGGACTGCATCGTCACCAGTGCGATGTGGACCGCGCCGCCGAGGATACCGGCCGCCAGCAGCGCGCCCTCGACACCGGCCGGGATGGACGGGACCAGTCCCGCCGCGGCCGCACCGACGTCGATGGGAACGACGAAAAGCGACGCGACAAACAGCAGGACGGCCAGCGAGACGAGCACTTTGGCGCCGAGCTCGGCGTAGCGGTAGCCGCCGCCGGCCAGGCCGACCGCGAGGACGACGCTCCACGCGACCGCCCAGACGACGGGGCTCTGGCCGGTGACCTCGGCGGAGACTCCAGCCAGCGTCTTCATGATGACCAGCTGTGCGAGCCCCGCCGCGATGACGGCGTCGACCACCAGCAGCCACGCCCACGACGAGCCGAGGTTGTCCTCGACGGCGGAGACGATGCCGGCCTCGGTCAGCAGGCCAAGCCGCATCGCGAGATACTGCGCGGCCGCGCCCATCACCGCCGAGAGGACGACCACCCACAGCAGGGTGTAGCCATAGCCCGCCCCCGCGGTCACGAGCGCGCCGATGGTCGCCGGGCCGGTGGCGATGGCCCCGGCGAGCCACGTCGGGCCCATGTTCGAGAGCTTCCCGACCAGTCCGCTGGCGTCCGTCGCCGCCATCTACACACACCCCGGGAACGTCTCGCCGCTGACGTGGTAGCTGTCGACCCACTCGGGCGGGTCCGGGTCGGTAAAGCGCGAGCGGTTGCGCATGTAGGCGGCGATGTAGGCCCGGCGCCAGTCGTCGGTCTCGTTGGGTGCGGTGTAGTGGGGAGCCAGGCAGTGCTGGAAGAGCACGTCGCCGGGCTCCATCGGCAGGGCAACGGCGTCTTCCGGCCCGTAGTCGCCCTCGGCGATGGTGATGTCGGTGTCGTACTCGATGGCTTCGTGACCCAGGAGCCCGTCCCTGTGGGCGCCGGGGACGACCTGCATACAGCCGTTCTCGGTCGTGGCCTGGTCAAGCGCCATCCACACCGTGACGTGGTCCATCGGGTGGATGGGGTAGTAGGCGGCGTCCTGGTGGTACTTCTTCTCGCTGCCGACCCGTGGCGGCTTGAGCATGGCGGCGCTCCGGAGCAGGGAGAGGTTCGGCCCCTGGAGCTGTCTGACGACTTCGAGGACGTTCTCGTCGGTCACGAGGTCGGCGAAGACGTCGTCCTCGCGGACCATTCCGATTCCCTCGAACTTCCGGACCGGGTCGGCGTCGCCGAGCGCGTCCTCGGCGGCGTCGGGTTCGAGCATCCGCTCGAACCCCGCCTCCTCGCGGTCGTTCCGGACGTAGGACTCGATGCGTTCGCTCACTGCTTCGACGACGGCGCTGTCGAGGCAATCCTCGACGACGACGTAGCCGTCGCGCTGGTACTGTTCGAACTGCGCGTCGGAGAGAGCCATACCACTGACTACTACCTGTCGGTAATAAAGCGTTCGACTCCGTCGGTACCTGCCACTGCGTCGGCAGATTCCGTCGGCGCCCCCGATTCCAAACCGTTTATACTACAACACGGGTTAAACGGCCGTATGGCTCGACAGCAGACGGAAGTCCGAGAACTCGACGAAGGAAGCTACGTGATGATAGAGGATACGCCGTGTAAGATCGACTCCTACAGCACGGCCAAACCGGGCAAGCACGGGAGCGCGAAGGCGCGTATCGACGCCCGCGGCGTCTTCGACAGCAAGAAGCGCTCGCTCTCCCAGCCCGTCGACGCGAAGATCTGGGTCCCCATCGTCGACCGGAAGCAGGGCCAGGTCGTCTCGACCGACGGCGGCGACGCTCAGGTGATGGACCTGGAGACCTACGACACGTTCACGATGCTGATGCCCGACGACGTGGACCTCGAACCCGACGACGAGATCGAGTACCTCGAATACGAGGACCAGCGCAAAATCACACGGTCGTAATGACGTTCCCCGGCGCGGTCGCCGACCGCGAGGGAGCGGCCTACGCCCTCGTGGGGGCGCCGCTGGACGCCTCGACCTCGTTCCGTCCGGGCGCCCGCTTCGGCCCGCGCCGCGTTCGCGAGTTCGGCGAACAGTTCGACGACTACGACCACCACACCGGGCGACGGTTCACCGACCTCGGTGTGTACGACCACGGCGACGTCGGCCCCACGGCCGACACCGCCGAATACCTCACTTTCCTGGAGAGCGCCATCGGCGAGTTCGCGAGCGACGGCGCCGTCCCCCTGCTGGTCGGCGGCGAACACACCGTCAGCGTCGCCGCCGTCCGCGCACTCGACCCGGACGTGTTCGTCTGTGCCGACGCCCATCTGGACCTGCGGGCGTCCTACGCCGGCGACGACCTCTCACACGCCACGGTGACCCGCCACGCCCTCTCGGTCGCCGACCGCGCGGTCGTGCTGGGCGCCCGCACCGGCAGCGAGCGCGAGTGGGAGCGCGCGGGCGAGGGCGACGTGACCGTCGTCCCCCCCGAGGACGTGGCCGACTGGACGCCCGACCTAGGCGACGAGCGGGCCTACCTCTCGGTGGATATCGACGCCGCCGACCCCGGCTTCGCGCCGGGCACGGGCACGCCGGAACCCTTTGGATTGACGCCCCGCGAACTCCGTGACGTGGTTCGGGCCGTCGCTCCCCACGCCGTCGGGTTCGACGCCGTGGAGGTCAACGACCGCGACGACGGCCAGGCCGCGACGCTGGCCGCGAAGCTACTCAGGGCCTTCGTCTTCGCCCACGCTGTGGCATAAGAAAGGTTCTTTTTGCCGACTGTGCAACGTGGATTTATGCGCCGCCCTTCCCTCCAAGTAGCGCTTGCGGTGTTGCTCGTACTCGCCGGGTGTTCGATGTTCGGCTCTGAGCCCGTCCGGGAATCGGACGCTGTCGATCGGCTCGACGCGGCCGGAGAGCGCGTCGACGCCGTCTCCTCCTACCGGTACAACGTAACGATCGACGCGTCCACGACCGCCGGCGACGAACGCGTCACCGGCCACGGAGTCGGAGCGGTCAACGCCACGTCACAGCGACAGGTCGCCAACATGAGCTTCGACGGCGAGCGGAGCGTGAACTACCTCGACAACAGAACCGGCTTCACCGAGTGCCGGGGGCCCTTGGGGGACGGGCTCTGGGGCCGACAGCAGCGCTCGACCGAGTCAGAGTGGGTCGCGTTGACGCCCGTCGGTCGGCAACTCGACCTGCTTTCGACCGGCGACCTCTACTACAACGGGACCGAGACCGTCGGCGGGCGGGACGTGACCCACATCTCGGGTGAACCGTCCGATGAAGTGCTGTCAGAGCGCGGCGTCGGCTCCCGGAACGCACCGGTATTCGGTTCCTCGAACGTCGATAGCGTCACCGTCGACCTCTGGCTCGACACCGCGACGGACCGGCCGGTTCGGAGCGCCATCCGCGTAGTCGTCAGTGCCGACGGCGAGACGGCCACCGCGACGCTCACGTTCCGGTATCGCGACTACGGCGACCGGGTTCGGGTTTCGGTTCCCGACAGTGTCCGGGAGGACGCCCTCTCGACCGGCTGCCCCGGTAGCTGAGAGCGGGATTTAATACGACGCCCCATCCAGTCGCCAGTATGGACCGACTGGCCTCGTGTTACTTCTGTGGGGACGCCTTCGACGCCTCGCTCTCCGAATACCCGGTCGTCCCGAAGGAGCTCCGGCCGCCCGAGGACGGCCCGACGGTCGTGCTCTGTGGGGACTGCCGGCGCAAACTCGGCGCCGTCGTCGAGGAGGTGGTCGCGGCGACCGAGGGCGCCTCGGCGGCCGACGACGCGGCGGCTGACGGGCGGAACGAGCGGGCCGACGCCGCGCTGGCGAACGGCGCCGAGTCGGCTGACTCGCCCCGCGGGTCGCCGCTCGACGACGGCACCGACGACGAGCCGACCACCGACGCCGACGAGTGGGAGTCGCCGACGCGCGACGGCGCGGACGAGGAGGCGTCGACTGCCGGCCCCGACGCGGACGCGACGGGGACCCCGTCGGACGGGGCGACCGAGGACGACGACGGGAGCGACGCCGAGACGACCGACGGTTCCGAGCCGACGCTGACGAAACTGGAGTACAACAAGGTGATGCGGCTGCTCAAGAACAGGGCGTTCCCGGTCGACAGGACCGAGATACGCGAGGTGGCCACGAGCGCCTACGACATCGACCCGGCGGAGTTCGACGCCGTCATCGAGGCCGCCGTCTCCCGGGACCTCATCGCCGTCGAGGACGGCCAGTTCGTCGACCCCGAGTGAGCTTCGACAGGGCTAACCCGGCCCGGCGACAGTGAGCGATATGCGCCAGTTCGTCGTCATCGGTCACGACGCGCCCACTACGCCGGAGTTCTCGCTCGACGACCTCGCCGGGGCCGCCGGCCGCCTCGACGTGCTATGTCGGTGTGTCACCAGCGCCTTCTTCCTCTCCCACGCCATCCGCGAGGCCGTCCGGGTCCACCTCGTGCTGGCCGACGAGTACACCGTCACCTTCGACGGGAGCGAGCTCCGCCGGCTCAACCCCGACGAGCGCTCGACGGCCGCGCTGATTCGCAACGCGCTCGACGAGCGCGAGGAGGCCATCGGCCACGTCCCGGTCGAGAGCTCGCCGGGGGTCTCGCTGACCCGGCGCGGGTTCGCGCCGACCCTGGAGGACGTGGCCCGCGAGGGGACCGTCGTCCAGCTCCACGAGGACGGCGACGCCGCCGCCGAGGTCGAGCCCCCGTCAGACCCCGTTTTCGTCCTCTCGGACCACCACGACTTCGGTGACGAGGAGACAGGTCACATCGAGTCCCACGCGGACCGGCGGCTCTCGCTGGGCCCGGAGCCGCTCCACGCCGACCACGCCATCACGGTCGCACACAACTACCTCGACACCGACGGGTTCCAGCGGTACTGAACGCGGACGGGCGCTCGATGCCCCGGCCGCCAGAA
Proteins encoded:
- a CDS encoding molybdopterin-binding protein — protein: MAGAPPSDLEECTLETARRQLGSYAVPVDRTDRIPLSVAVGRVLATDVTAADPIPGADIAPDDTVFERGHRLRPADVGLLKAAGVNELLVRQRPQVGIVPTGDGLVERDPGPDERIETAGFTLSQYVDRWGGKVTYRNAVADDAPALRMAVQRDLTRDVVVLTGTEPGDTLREVVRELGDIVADRVAVAPGRETGLAVVQDRPVLLMPESPVAARVGAVELLRPLLKGFGDAPLSPHPSRQATLEEPLDTDDAVRSFVPVALDGGRATPLSGTDLATATRADGWVTVPADTLDPAAGDTVAVEDWDYLP
- a CDS encoding E3 ubiquitin ligase family protein — encoded protein: MVLPQLVALAFLAVGGYLLYAGGRRLTTVFHILRSDPLPVRELHGHRGPVEIEGRAVEGDDGTVEAPFTGSRCLAYTYEVEELRSSGKSESWETLDTGMAGVDFVVDDGTGRVVVDPEGADIHLEPQSVTVPPGTELPERLARYVAATDGVDPQDRVIDLKVTQLNVGNEQRFTERRLDVGEAVYVYGQATRGPSVEWGSNLVDALVGDGAATPMFVISDTDERGTAWRIARGGLWRAGLGLVLVAAVAAVAAGALL
- a CDS encoding Hsp20/alpha crystallin family protein codes for the protein MSALREALGSLPDAVFADVLESEEGYLLVLDLPGVTADTLEVTVEAGRLVIEGQRSKDVPREFRFVREDRSVFLDVELPLPPDATGQGAEGTVSRGVLELSIPKATAAPSTTVPIDEA
- a CDS encoding ABC1 kinase family protein, which gives rise to MNLRAYWRFLRVARQFLPLLLAYARDRKRFLLFGSGRQVTSEQRRRRAQSLLDSLLTLGPTFIKLGQLLSTRPDVLPPEYIDEFASLQDQVPPADWDRAKVVLEEELGPVEERFAEFDTDAISGASLGQVYRARVDGRDVAVKIRRPDIEDLVEADLRVIRWSLPILMYFIDDARSFSLETLADEFAKTIRQEMDYEREAEMLREIRANFADNDRIRIPDVVGSHSTRRVLAMEYVPGTKINDIDDLDARGVDRTELAETLQTAYLQMIIDDGVFHADPHPGNLAVQDDGTLVFYDFGMSGRVDPFVQEKIIDFYAAVADQNIQAILDALIEMGTLSPEADREVMGDVMELAIADARGEDIEQYRVQQIVQQVEDTIYEFPLRLPANLALVLRVATVVEGVCVTLDPEFDFISVATEFLREEGYLTAGVKNYVQDRATEVQDAAQSAVRIPPKLESVLDRVEREELTVRADIEDSDRLLATMTKRLILGMMLASTLFSTAFLYAEAGLLVAGGAGLAVVVLGLSLWWSFRRKKGVRAKPQFTRQSMRDRDGGNVGAMGLPDEGEDG
- a CDS encoding DUF3267 domain-containing protein produces the protein MTGDRPDSDYAPSDALVPATPEGYHDPAPFEYPAWLLMIGSALLFVPAVVLFGGVLWAVHGVAVYESLAVVTETGTGITFEFNLALIVGLTLLAVGVTVVVHELVHGLVFGRYGYRVSYGAMPQIGAFYATPFHQFVTREHAFPVALAPLVVISLVGLPLLAVPVPLFAVFVFLVLLVNAAGAVGDLYIVAYLLRKPPGTLLYDSDIRHSYVFEPE
- a CDS encoding NRAMP family divalent metal transporter is translated as MAATDASGLVGKLSNMGPTWLAGAIATGPATIGALVTAGAGYGYTLLWVVVLSAVMGAAAQYLAMRLGLLTEAGIVSAVEDNLGSSWAWLLVVDAVIAAGLAQLVIMKTLAGVSAEVTGQSPVVWAVAWSVVLAVGLAGGGYRYAELGAKVLVSLAVLLFVASLFVVPIDVGAAAAGLVPSIPAGVEGALLAAGILGGAVHIALVTMQSYTMRARGWTTDDSALARFDIGASMLVAFGIASLSIFLVAASVLSDPSLGVVGAANALGPLAGSNAKWLFLLGLWGAAVTTLGANTVVPPYLVADKMGWDQDTSDSRYQATVAVFALLSALGVFIPGAVFGLLVQALAVGFVGTPFVLALVLYLLNDPTAVPQTSSVVENVGGLLLIGVSTVVAGQWLQRVASGGVTDPVSLAILTFAAVLGAAMAGLLGLAARNWLAEDSEPAVAAD
- a CDS encoding phytanoyl-CoA dioxygenase family protein, whose protein sequence is MALSDAQFEQYQRDGYVVVEDCLDSAVVEAVSERIESYVRNDREEAGFERMLEPDAAEDALGDADPVRKFEGIGMVREDDVFADLVTDENVLEVVRQLQGPNLSLLRSAAMLKPPRVGSEKKYHQDAAYYPIHPMDHVTVWMALDQATTENGCMQVVPGAHRDGLLGHEAIEYDTDITIAEGDYGPEDAVALPMEPGDVLFQHCLAPHYTAPNETDDWRRAYIAAYMRNRSRFTDPDPPEWVDSYHVSGETFPGCV
- a CDS encoding translation initiation factor IF-5A: MARQQTEVRELDEGSYVMIEDTPCKIDSYSTAKPGKHGSAKARIDARGVFDSKKRSLSQPVDAKIWVPIVDRKQGQVVSTDGGDAQVMDLETYDTFTMLMPDDVDLEPDDEIEYLEYEDQRKITRS
- the speB gene encoding agmatinase — encoded protein: MTFPGAVADREGAAYALVGAPLDASTSFRPGARFGPRRVREFGEQFDDYDHHTGRRFTDLGVYDHGDVGPTADTAEYLTFLESAIGEFASDGAVPLLVGGEHTVSVAAVRALDPDVFVCADAHLDLRASYAGDDLSHATVTRHALSVADRAVVLGARTGSEREWERAGEGDVTVVPPEDVADWTPDLGDERAYLSVDIDAADPGFAPGTGTPEPFGLTPRELRDVVRAVAPHAVGFDAVEVNDRDDGQAATLAAKLLRAFVFAHAVA
- the trmY gene encoding tRNA (pseudouridine(54)-N(1))-methyltransferase TrmY, which gives rise to MRQFVVIGHDAPTTPEFSLDDLAGAAGRLDVLCRCVTSAFFLSHAIREAVRVHLVLADEYTVTFDGSELRRLNPDERSTAALIRNALDEREEAIGHVPVESSPGVSLTRRGFAPTLEDVAREGTVVQLHEDGDAAAEVEPPSDPVFVLSDHHDFGDEETGHIESHADRRLSLGPEPLHADHAITVAHNYLDTDGFQRY